Proteins encoded within one genomic window of Brassica rapa cultivar Chiifu-401-42 chromosome A09, CAAS_Brap_v3.01, whole genome shotgun sequence:
- the LOC103842186 gene encoding UDP-sugar pyrophosphorylase — translation MASSTVDSSVSDLFSSAPALQSNLEILSPDQIELAKILLENGQSHLFLHWSEPGVCDNEKLGFFDQIARLNSSYPGGLAAYIKTAKELLADSKLGKNPYDGFSPSVPSGENLTFGDENFIEMEKRGVVEARKAAFVLVAGGLGERLGYNGIKVALPRETTTGTCFLQHYIESILALQEASHKVASDGNQTDIPFIIMTSDDTHSRTQDLLELNSYFGMKSTQVHLLKQEKVACLDDNDARLALDSNNKYKIQTKPHGHGDVHSLLYSSGLLDKWLDAGLKWVLFFQDTNGLLFNAIPASLGVSATKQYHVNSLAVPRKAKEAIGGITKLTHADGRAMVINVEYNQLDPLLRASGFPDGDVNCETGYSPFPGNINQLILELGSYKEELQKTGGAIKEFVNPKYKDSTKTSFKSSTRLECMMQDYPKTLPPTARVGFTVMDIWLAYAPVKNNPEDAAKVPKGNPYHSATSGEMAIYRANSRILQKAGVKVEEPVKQVLNGQEVEVWSRITWKPKWGMIFSDIKTKVSGNCDISQKSTMAITGRNVFIDNLSLDGALIVDSIDDAEVKLGGSIKNNGWTMETVDYKDTSVPEEIRIRGFRFNKVEQLEKKFTQPGKFSLED, via the exons ATGGCTTCTTCTACGGTGGATTCGAGCGTCTCCGATCTCTTCTCATCCGCTCCGGCTCTCCAGAGTAACCTCGAGATCTTGTCTCCTGATCAG ATCGAATTGGCCAAGATACTGTTGGAGAATGGTCAGAGTCATCTCTTCCTGCATTGGTCTGAGCCAGGCGTTTGTGACAATGAGAAACTAGGATTCTTCGATCAG ATTGCTCGCTTGAATTCAAGCTATCCAGGGGGCTTAGCAGCGTACATTAAGACTGCTAAAGAGCTTCTCGCTGATTCAAAGCTTGGGAAGAACCCATACGATGGTTTCTCTCCTTCC GTTCCTTCAGGTGAAAATCTTACTTTTGGTGATGAGAACTTCATCGAAATGGAGAAAAGAGGTGTCGTCGAAGCTAGGAAAGCTGCTTTTGTTCTTGTTGCTGGTGGGCTTGGTGAGCGTCTTGGTTACAATGGAATCAAG GTGGCACTTCCAAGGGAGACAACTACAGGGACCTGCTTTTTGCAGCACTACATTGAATCCATTTTGGCTCTCCAAGAAGCTAGCCACAAGGTCGCTTCTG ATGGAAATCAGACGGATATTCCTTTCATTATCATGACATCTGATGATACACATTCACGCACACAAGATCTGTTAGAGTTAAACTCTTATTTTGGGATGAAATCTACTCAAGTACATCTCTTAAAGCAG GAAAAAGTTGCATGCCTTGATGACAATGATGCTAGACTTGCGTTAGACTCTAACAACAAATACAAGATCCAG ACAAAGCCTCATGGTCATGGCGATGTACATTCACTTCTTTATTCAAGTGGTCTTCTTGATAAATG GCTTGATGCTGGTCTAAAATGGGTTTTGTTTTTCCAAGATACAAATGGACTTCTCTTCAAT GCAATTCCAGCTTCTTTGGGTGTGAGTGCTACCAAACAATATCATGTAAACTCTCTGGCTGTTCCCCGCAAGGCGaaagaagctattggaggaATCACTAAACTTACCCATGCTGATG GCAGAGCTATGGTGATCAATGTGGAGTACAACCAACTTGATCCTCTACTTAGGGCATCTGGATTCCCTGATGGGGATGTTAACTGTGAGACAGGCTATTCCCCTTTCCCTGGAAATATTAATCAA TTAATTCTTGAACTGGGTTCATACAAAGAAGAGTTGCAAAAAACTGGAGGGGCCATTAAGGAGTTTGTTAATCCAAA ATACAAGGATAGTACCAAAACGTCATTTAAGTCTTCAACTCGTCTAGAGTGTATGATGCAAGATTATCCAAAGACATTGCCACCAACAGCACGTGTTGGATTCACG GTGATGGATATATGGCTTGCTTATGCACCCGTTAAGAATAACCCCGAGGACGCTGCTAAG GTACCAAAGGGAAACCCATACCACAGTGCAACTTCTGGAGAAATGGCTATTTATCGTGCTAACAGCCGTATTCTTCAAAAG GCTGGTGTCAAAGTGGAAGAGCCTGTGAAGCAGGTCTTGAACGGCCAAGAAGTTGAAGTATGGTCTCGTATCACATGGAAACCCAAATGGGGGATGATCTTCTCTGACATCAAAACGAAAGTCAGTGGGAACTGCGACATCTCTCAAAAATCCACTATGGCTATTACGGGTCGTAATGTGTTTATTGATAACCTCTCCTTGGACGGTGCTCTTATTGTAGATTCCATTGATGATGCAGAG GTAAAACTTGGAGGTTCGATCAAGAACAATGGTTGGACCATGGAAACCGTAGACTACAAGGACACGTCGGTTCCAGAGGAAATAAGAATCAGAGGTTTTAGATTCAACAAAGTGGAGCAACTGGAAAAGAAGTTCACTCAACCTGGGAAATTTTCTCTGGAGGATTAA